A window from Mauremys reevesii isolate NIE-2019 linkage group 9, ASM1616193v1, whole genome shotgun sequence encodes these proteins:
- the GLOD5 gene encoding glyoxalase domain-containing protein 5 isoform X1 — protein sequence MMSSQEKREGPHPCLICRLDHLVLTVKSIEDTIGFYSKILGMEVVTFKGNRKALRFGNQKFNLHEAGKEFEPKAHRPVPGSIDVCLITDTSLDQLVGHLKACGVTIEEGPVPRTGAIGPITSIYFRDPDENLIEVSNYSTDLAVDGVKH from the exons ATGATGTCCTCGCAGGAGAAGCGTGAGGGCCCCCATCCATGTCTTATCTGTCGACTGGATCACCTGGTGCTGACTGTGAAGAGCATTGAGGACACCATAGGCTTTTATTCCAAAATCCTGGGTATGGAAGTGGTCACTTTCAAG GGCAACCGGAAAGCGCTACGTTTCGGGAACCAAAAGTTTAACCTCCATGAGGCTGGGAAGGAGTTTGAACCCAAGGCTCACAGACCAGTTCCTGGTTCCATAGACGTCTGCCTGATCACAGACACCTCGCTAGACCAGCTAGTGGGACACCTGAAG GCCTGTGGTGTGACTATTGAAGAAGGCCcagtgcccagaactggtgcCATTGGTCCAATCACATCCATCTACTTCCGAGACCCCGATGAAAACCTGATTGAGGTTTCCAACTACAGCACTGATTTGGCTGTTGACGGAGTGAAGCATTAG
- the GLOD5 gene encoding glyoxalase domain-containing protein 5 isoform X2, translating into MMSSQEKREGPHPCLICRLDHLVLTVKSIEDTIGFYSKILGMEVVTFKGNRKALRFGNQKFNLHEAGKEFEPKAHRPVPGSIDVCLITDTSLDQLVGHLKTAQGTLKEQGATPAVLCCMDHCQGQLTA; encoded by the exons ATGATGTCCTCGCAGGAGAAGCGTGAGGGCCCCCATCCATGTCTTATCTGTCGACTGGATCACCTGGTGCTGACTGTGAAGAGCATTGAGGACACCATAGGCTTTTATTCCAAAATCCTGGGTATGGAAGTGGTCACTTTCAAG GGCAACCGGAAAGCGCTACGTTTCGGGAACCAAAAGTTTAACCTCCATGAGGCTGGGAAGGAGTTTGAACCCAAGGCTCACAGACCAGTTCCTGGTTCCATAGACGTCTGCCTGATCACAGACACCTCGCTAGACCAGCTAGTGGGACACCTGAAG ACAGCACAAGGAACTCTTAAGGAACAAGGAGCCACACCAGCAGTGCTGTGCTGTATGGATCACTGTCAGGGGCAATTGACAGCCTAG